In Actinomyces radicidentis, one genomic interval encodes:
- a CDS encoding LytR C-terminal domain-containing protein — MTPYEYPEDEFDSPADDGPDPIGVHREPVPAWRSWLPLLAVLIIVPLLAWGAVSLLGSRSGSPTETTTTAVAASTASATPTATASATLAGDADMTTGITVHNGTSTQGLGTRTGEKLTNAGFTAVTVSQGVYSLTDPTATTIYYASPDDESTAQAIAQTLGVTNVVESAAEAQSNPIVVVLRDDYQE, encoded by the coding sequence GTGACCCCTTACGAGTACCCCGAGGACGAGTTCGACTCCCCGGCCGACGACGGCCCGGACCCGATCGGCGTCCACCGAGAGCCCGTCCCCGCCTGGCGGAGCTGGCTCCCCCTCCTCGCGGTCCTCATCATCGTGCCGCTCCTGGCCTGGGGCGCCGTCTCCCTCCTCGGCTCCCGCTCCGGCTCGCCGACCGAGACGACGACCACCGCGGTCGCCGCGTCGACCGCCTCGGCCACCCCGACCGCGACGGCGAGCGCCACCCTCGCGGGCGACGCCGACATGACCACCGGCATCACCGTCCACAACGGCACCAGCACCCAGGGCCTCGGTACGCGCACGGGCGAGAAGCTCACCAACGCCGGCTTCACCGCCGTCACCGTCTCCCAGGGCGTCTACTCCCTCACCGACCCGACCGCCACGACCATCTACTACGCGTCCCCCGACGACGAGTCCACGGCCCAGGCCATCGCCCAGACCCTCGGTGTCACGAACGTCGTCGAGTCCGCCGCAGAGGCGCAGTCGAACCCGATCGTCGTCGTGCTGCGGGACGACTACCAGGAGTGA
- the groL gene encoding chaperonin GroEL (60 kDa chaperone family; promotes refolding of misfolded polypeptides especially under stressful conditions; forms two stacked rings of heptamers to form a barrel-shaped 14mer; ends can be capped by GroES; misfolded proteins enter the barrel where they are refolded when GroES binds) — protein MSKIIAFDEEARRGMERGLNTLADTVKVTLGPKGRNVVLDKKWGAPTITNDGVTIAKEIELEEPYEKIGAELVKEVAKKTDDVAGDGTTTATVLAQALVREGLRNVAAGANPIAVRRGIDKAVAKVVERLLADAKEVETQEEIAATASISAGDPQIGEFIAEALEKVGHDGVITVEESNTFGLELEVTEGMRFDKGFISPYFVTDADRQEAVLEDAYVLLVESKISNVKDLLPLLEKVMQSGKPLAIIAEDVEAEALATLVVNRIRGTFKSVAVKAPGFGDRRKAMLQDMAILTGGTVISETVGLKLENATLEDLGQARKVVVTKDETTIVEGAGEKDAIDARVAQIRGEIENSDSEYDKEKLSERLAKLAGGVAVLKSGAATEVELKERKHRIEDAVRNAKAAVEEGIVAGGGVALIQAAEVLDTLELEGDEATGAQIVKLAVEAPLKQISTNAGLEGGVVVDRVRNLPVGEGLNAATGEYVNLLGAGIADPVKVTRSALQNAASIAGLFLTTEAVVADKPEPPAPAAPAGDDMGGMY, from the coding sequence ATGTCCAAGATCATCGCCTTCGACGAGGAGGCCCGCCGCGGTATGGAGCGGGGCCTCAACACCCTCGCCGACACCGTCAAGGTCACCCTCGGCCCCAAGGGCCGCAACGTCGTCCTCGACAAGAAGTGGGGCGCCCCCACGATCACCAACGACGGCGTCACCATCGCCAAGGAGATCGAGCTCGAGGAGCCCTACGAGAAGATCGGCGCCGAGCTCGTCAAGGAGGTCGCCAAGAAGACGGACGACGTCGCCGGTGACGGCACCACCACCGCGACCGTCCTCGCCCAGGCGCTCGTCCGCGAGGGCCTGCGCAACGTGGCCGCCGGCGCCAACCCGATCGCCGTCCGCCGCGGCATCGACAAGGCCGTCGCCAAGGTCGTCGAGCGCCTCCTCGCCGACGCCAAGGAGGTCGAGACCCAGGAGGAGATCGCCGCCACCGCGTCCATCTCCGCCGGCGACCCGCAGATCGGCGAGTTCATCGCCGAGGCCCTCGAGAAGGTCGGCCACGACGGCGTCATCACCGTCGAGGAGTCCAACACCTTCGGCCTCGAGCTCGAGGTCACCGAGGGCATGCGCTTCGACAAGGGCTTCATCTCCCCCTACTTCGTCACCGACGCGGACCGCCAGGAGGCCGTCCTCGAGGACGCCTACGTCCTGCTCGTCGAGTCCAAGATCTCGAACGTCAAGGACCTGCTGCCCCTCCTCGAGAAGGTCATGCAGTCCGGCAAGCCGCTCGCCATCATCGCCGAGGACGTCGAGGCCGAGGCCCTCGCCACCCTCGTCGTCAACCGCATCCGCGGCACCTTCAAGTCCGTCGCCGTCAAGGCCCCGGGCTTCGGCGACCGCCGCAAGGCGATGCTGCAGGACATGGCCATCCTCACCGGCGGCACCGTCATCTCCGAGACCGTTGGTCTCAAGCTCGAGAACGCCACCCTCGAGGACCTGGGCCAGGCCCGCAAGGTCGTCGTCACCAAGGACGAGACCACCATCGTCGAGGGCGCCGGCGAGAAGGACGCCATCGACGCCCGCGTCGCCCAGATCCGCGGCGAGATCGAGAACTCCGACTCCGAGTACGACAAGGAGAAGCTCTCCGAGCGCCTCGCCAAGCTCGCCGGCGGCGTCGCCGTCCTCAAGTCCGGTGCCGCCACCGAGGTGGAGCTCAAGGAGCGCAAGCACCGTATCGAGGACGCCGTCCGCAACGCCAAGGCCGCCGTCGAGGAGGGCATCGTCGCCGGTGGTGGCGTCGCCCTCATCCAGGCCGCCGAGGTCCTCGACACCCTCGAGCTCGAGGGCGACGAGGCGACGGGCGCCCAGATCGTCAAGCTGGCCGTCGAGGCCCCGCTCAAGCAGATCTCGACCAACGCCGGCCTCGAGGGCGGCGTCGTCGTGGACCGCGTCCGCAACCTGCCCGTCGGCGAGGGCCTCAACGCCGCGACCGGCGAGTACGTCAACCTGCTCGGCGCCGGCATCGCCGACCCGGTCAAGGTCACCCGCTCCGCCCTCCAGAACGCCGCGTCCATCGCGGGCCTGTTCCTCACCACCGAGGCCGTCGTCGCCGACAAGCCGGAGCCCCCGGCCCCGGCCGCCCCGGCCGGTGACGACATGGGCGGGATGTACTGA
- a CDS encoding uracil-DNA glycosylase yields MSEPRPLSEIVDPSWASALAPVEPTIHEIGARLREEVAAGRGYLPAGTDVLRAFTYPMDEVKVLIVGQDPYPTPGHPMGLSFSVQPGVKPPRSLENIYTELVADLGVERPTTGDLTAWSRQGVMLLNRVLTVRPGAPASHRGWGWEAVTQRAIEALVARDRPLVAILWGRPAQSLTPMLGSTPIVASPHPSPLSASRGFFGSRPFSRANDLLVAQGAEPVDWRLP; encoded by the coding sequence GTGAGCGAGCCGAGGCCTCTGAGCGAGATCGTCGACCCGAGCTGGGCGAGCGCCCTGGCCCCGGTCGAGCCCACCATCCACGAGATCGGCGCCCGCCTGCGCGAGGAGGTCGCCGCCGGCCGCGGATACCTCCCGGCGGGCACGGACGTGCTGCGCGCCTTCACCTACCCGATGGACGAGGTCAAGGTCCTCATCGTCGGCCAGGACCCCTACCCGACGCCGGGTCACCCCATGGGCCTGTCCTTCTCCGTGCAGCCGGGCGTCAAGCCGCCGCGCAGCCTGGAGAACATCTACACCGAGCTCGTCGCGGACCTGGGCGTCGAGCGCCCGACGACCGGGGACCTCACGGCGTGGTCGCGCCAGGGCGTCATGCTCCTCAACAGGGTCCTCACGGTCCGCCCGGGTGCGCCGGCCTCGCACCGCGGCTGGGGCTGGGAGGCGGTGACGCAGCGGGCCATCGAGGCGCTCGTCGCGCGCGACCGCCCGCTCGTCGCGATCCTGTGGGGGCGGCCGGCGCAGTCCCTCACCCCGATGCTGGGCTCGACGCCGATCGTGGCCTCCCCGCACCCCTCGCCGCTGAGCGCCTCGCGGGGCTTCTTCGGCTCGCGGCCATTCAGCCGCGCCAACGATCTGCTCGTGGCGCAGGGCGCCGAGCCGGTCGACTGGCGCCTGCCGTGA
- a CDS encoding DUF364 domain-containing protein → MTSAWDVYDALIEDLPEDVTVTASHRGPRWTRVLNSADGVGSAWTVDLRSRPALSADVPDAGRPLRDVAALVKSWNLAEAGVGLAALNSWYSKAEVAAEQGFEETGAGLTWREVFEPYNDVVEGQKVAVIGHYPFARKSLWKAGELEVLERDVQAGDFPDTACEFLLPEADWVFISSSSLVNKTAPRLIALAADGGARTVMVGPSTPMHPMWLDLGVDTVTGWVADPSVRPDRPEELPEPGDIGPGYRMHLGLPVPGAEG, encoded by the coding sequence GTGACCAGCGCCTGGGACGTCTACGACGCCCTCATCGAGGACCTTCCCGAGGACGTCACCGTGACCGCCTCCCACCGCGGCCCCAGGTGGACCCGCGTCCTCAACTCCGCCGACGGCGTCGGCTCCGCCTGGACCGTGGACCTGCGCTCGCGGCCCGCGCTGTCCGCCGACGTCCCCGACGCCGGCCGCCCGCTGCGGGACGTCGCCGCCCTCGTCAAGAGCTGGAACCTCGCCGAGGCCGGCGTCGGCCTCGCCGCCCTCAACTCCTGGTACTCCAAGGCCGAGGTCGCCGCCGAGCAGGGCTTCGAGGAGACCGGTGCCGGCCTGACATGGCGCGAGGTCTTCGAGCCCTACAACGACGTCGTCGAGGGGCAGAAGGTCGCCGTCATCGGCCACTACCCCTTCGCCCGCAAGTCCCTGTGGAAGGCCGGCGAGCTCGAGGTCCTCGAGCGCGACGTCCAGGCCGGCGACTTCCCCGACACCGCCTGCGAGTTCCTCCTGCCCGAGGCCGACTGGGTCTTCATCTCCTCGTCCTCCCTCGTCAACAAGACCGCGCCGCGCCTCATCGCGCTCGCGGCCGACGGCGGCGCCCGCACCGTCATGGTCGGCCCCTCCACGCCGATGCACCCCATGTGGCTGGACCTCGGCGTCGACACCGTCACCGGCTGGGTCGCCGACCCCTCCGTGCGCCCCGACCGCCCCGAGGAGCTCCCCGAGCCCGGCGACATCGGCCCCGGCTACCGCATGCACCTCGGCCTGCCCGTCCCCGGTGCCGAGGGCTGA
- a CDS encoding DsbA family protein: MASNNPRPTKAERRAAARAQAQAMREEQERKDRRNKITRRSLLAGGAVVIAGGVAYAVTRDDDSSSGSTTAQGKANKAGFPKLVLKDGSWTYGAGPEAGATNSGAKVLDVYFDYSCHYCAAFEDLHSDEITTLLNDKKITLALHPCKILGQDWTDKVMNAMGVVLDDEPDKALDLHNRIFALFYKIYQSQDTSLMTVDNIVATAQDAGVSSSVTSKFAEAISGNTYGEWTTAGTEAFSDKGFTGTPTVVLGGKTLDLATIGTATGLTDTLSGSSSSSGSSPSAEASAAVTDAR, translated from the coding sequence GTGGCTTCCAACAACCCTCGTCCGACCAAGGCCGAGCGCCGCGCCGCCGCGCGCGCCCAGGCGCAGGCCATGCGCGAGGAGCAGGAGCGCAAGGACCGCCGCAACAAGATCACCCGCCGCTCGCTCCTCGCCGGCGGCGCCGTCGTCATCGCCGGCGGCGTGGCCTACGCCGTGACCCGCGACGACGACTCCTCCTCCGGCTCCACCACCGCCCAGGGCAAGGCCAACAAGGCCGGCTTCCCCAAGCTCGTCCTCAAGGACGGCTCCTGGACCTACGGCGCGGGCCCCGAGGCCGGCGCGACCAACTCCGGCGCCAAGGTCCTCGACGTCTACTTCGACTACTCGTGCCACTACTGCGCGGCCTTCGAGGACCTCCACTCCGACGAGATCACGACGCTCCTCAACGACAAGAAGATCACCCTGGCCCTGCACCCCTGCAAGATCCTCGGCCAGGACTGGACCGACAAGGTCATGAACGCGATGGGCGTCGTCCTGGACGACGAGCCCGACAAGGCCCTCGACCTCCACAACCGGATCTTCGCCCTCTTCTACAAGATCTACCAGTCGCAGGACACGAGCCTCATGACGGTCGACAACATCGTCGCGACCGCCCAGGACGCCGGTGTCTCCTCCTCGGTCACCTCGAAGTTCGCCGAGGCGATCAGCGGCAACACCTACGGCGAGTGGACCACCGCCGGCACGGAGGCCTTCTCCGACAAGGGCTTCACCGGCACCCCCACGGTGGTCCTCGGCGGCAAGACCCTCGACCTCGCCACGATCGGCACCGCCACGGGCCTGACCGACACCCTCAGCGGCTCGTCGTCCTCCTCCGGCTCCAGCCCCTCCGCCGAGGCGAGCGCGGCCGTCACCGACGCCCGGTGA